The following nucleotide sequence is from Cyclopterus lumpus isolate fCycLum1 chromosome 20, fCycLum1.pri, whole genome shotgun sequence.
CTGGTTCAGCCTCTGAACACCATCACGTACTGATGGACGTCAATGTGAACTGGTTCAGCCTCTGAACTCCATCACGTACTGTAGGACGTCAATGTGAACTGGTTCAGCCTCTGAACACCATCACGTACTGATGGACGTCAATGTGAACTGGTTCAGCCTCTGTACACCATCACGTACTGATGGACGTCAATGTGAACTGGTTCAGCCTCTGTACACCATCACGTACTGATGGACGTCAATGTGAACTGGTTCAGACTCTGTACACCATCACGTACTGATGGACGTCAATGTGAACTGGTTCAGTCAATGTGAACTGGTTCAGCCTCTGAACTCCATCACGTACTGATGGACGTCAATGTGAACTGGTTCAGTCAATGTGAACTGGTTCAGCCTCTGAACACCATCACGTACTGATGGACGTCAATGTGAACTGGTTCAGTCAATGTGAACTGGTTCAGCCTCTGAACTCCATCACGTACTGTAGGACGTCAATGTGAACTGGTTCAGCCTCTGAACACCATCACGTACTGTAGGGTGTCAATGTGAACTGGTTCAGTCAATGTGAACTGGTTCAGTCAATGTGAACTGGTTCAGCCTCTGAACTCCATCACGTACTGATGGACGTCAATGTGAACTGGTTCAGTCAATGTGAACTGGTTCAGTCAATGTGAACTGGTTCAGTCAATGTGAACTGGTTCAGCCTCTGAACTCCATCACGTACTGTAGGGTGTCAATGTGAACTGGTTCAGTCAATGTGAACTGGTTCAGTCAATGTGAACTGGTTCAGCCTCTGAACTCCATCACGTACTGTAGGGTGTCAATGTGAACTGGTTCAGTCAATGTGAACTGGTTCAGTCAATGTGAACTGAGTGGTTGTAATGGAAGGCATTGGGAGTCGTGTGAAGGCTTTAAAGGTTCACGCTGAGGACAGAACAACTATTCCTGTTCCGACGTGTCCTTGTCAAAACAACGTGTTACTCATACAGACTGAAACCATCCAGACAACGGCTCTTTGATCCTCTGCTGTGGGGGGGTCACTCCGAGGCTCCGGACCCAGGAGGGGACGCAGGTCCACCTGTGGATGGCCTTGTCGACGTGAAGTTTATCTCGTGTGATTTCATATCAACCTCAGAGACTAAAAATATCAAATCGTTGAGTTTCGATGATTGGATTAAAGTGATTCTGTGATTAAGAACTCTGTGTTTAAACTTTATAGAAGTGTATGTTGAGATGATATCTTCATGAAtttacatttgttattattgttgcagTGACAGTCGCtgctaaaatgtcaaacttcaGTGAAAGATACATTTAATTCATGATGAACATACCCTGGcaatttatgatattgggctattaACTTCAAATATGTAATGTGTACTTACAGAATGAAGAATTAAATCTTTGATTAAAAAGAGCAGAAGGCGTTGTGTGCCGGTTGGTCTTCCTGCAGCTCGGCTTCACACcaaacatttagtttatttaagaAAAGAGAAAGCACGAGTCTGTACAACAGTTTGTTTAATGTGAGACGTTACTTTACATTAACGTGAGAACTTTTAACATCTTTTCATCTCACAGATCTCTTCAGTCAACAACTGTTtgattcagttattttttttaattcagaaaCGGTTCAATGTGTTTCATACTGCAGGTTTGATAAATAACCCAAACAATAGAAAACATACATCATGATAAGTTCATTGTACCATCTGAATGCACTGACATCAAAACACCTTTGGAGAAGATgccatattaaatatattaaatcatcATTTCAGAAATCAGGAGGCTTCTTACTCAAATATGATCAAACATAAAACAAGACCTGTTTTTTTGTGATAATTATGTTATGGTTTGACATAACGGAATTCTGATTTTAAAGGTTCATACTTGTCTTTGGAAACAACAGTTTGACCATAAATTCACCAAAGTTACATTGCTGTTGTGGTGTTGAAGCTTTCGGCCACATCTCATGGTTTTCCTCGACAGACTGGGGGTTTGTTGTCACGTGATATACCTTCTTTACTTCTGGGGACCCTAAAGGAAGTGACACACCTCACTTCTGAGGACCTTAAAGGAAGTGACACACCTCACTTCTGGGGACCTTAAAGGAAGTGACACACCTCACTTCTGGGGACCTTAAAGCAAGTGACACACCTCACTTCTGAGGACCTTAAAGGATGTGACACACCTCACTTCTGGGGACCTTAAAGCAAGTGACACACCTCACTTCTGAGGACCTTAAAGGAAGTGACACACCTCACTTCTGAGGACCTTAAAGGAAGTGACACACCTCACTTCTGAGGACCTTAAAGGAAGTGACACACCTCACTCACATGATAACTGATCTGACTGCAGATACCATTTTCACTATGTATCGATATTCCACATTCAAGTCATGGGAAAactataaaaaacattaaatgaaatgtgcCTGAAAGCTCCAGAAACACAAAGTTGGCTCTTCTGTTGTGGCATTTTTATCCAACAGAACCCTGTTTTTAAGATCTCACTTTATTCTCATTCCAATATTGTGTTTTCAAGAGCTTGAAAAGGATCTTCTTTGGGAACTCCACAAATATCTACAAAACTTTCTCATGGGCTCAAGTTTTGCTTCAGTTCGAGTTTTGTCCTGATGATCCAAATCCTGTCAGCTCCTGAACCGTCCAGTTACAGGAGTCGTTCAGAAGGTCCGCCTGTGGTTCAACAGGATTCAAGGTGGAGGTAGTGCTGCATCTGTAGTCGTCATAGCGGTACGTGTTGGGGTATGTGTAGCGGTAGTGGGGGTAACAGGATTCAAGGTGGAGGTAGTGCTGCCTCAGTAGTCGTCATAGCGGTACGTGTTGGGGTATGTGTAGCGGTAGTGGGGGTAACAGGATTCAAGGTGGAGGTAGTGCTGCCTCAGTAGTCGTCACAGCGGTACGTGTTGGGGTATGTGTAGCGGTAGTGGGGGTAACAGGATTCAAGGTGGAGGTAGTGCTGCATCTGTAGTCGTCACAGCGGTACGTGTTGGGGTATGTGTAGCGGTAGTGGGGGTAACAGGATTTAAGGTGGAGGTAGTGCTGCCTCAGTAGTCGTCATAGCGGTACGTGTTGGGGTATGTGTAGCGGTAGTCGTAGCCGTCGGACCGCTCTGTTTTGGTCTGCAGAGGTTCGGGCTGAAACGACAGAGACTTGATGACTCCACCCgactcctccgtgaccttcaccTCGGTGGAGTACGAGGAAGAGGGATCTTCCAGCAGAGAGGAGCAACCGAGGAGGCCTGGAGGTTTTGGAGGAGCACAGGGCTGATAGGACGGGAGGCCGGTGGAAGGTTTAGTACACGACTGGTATGAAGGGAGCACAGCAGGCGGCTTCGGACAGGGCTGATAGGAGACCTGAGGATCATAACAGGTGTCATAGGGCTGATAGGAGACCTGAGGATCATAACAGGTGTCATAGGGCTGATAGGAGACCTGAGGATCATAACAGGGGTTACAGggctgatgctgcgttcacaccaaacgcgttgcgaatttttcgcgcgagtagatcccatgcaaagtcaatgcataGACATGTTTGACGCAAATTTGCATCGGGCGGCAATGCCGCGAATCGCTAGGCGCGAAtttttcgccagagttgaaatatttcaacgcgaagttgcgaaagccaatcagcgttgagatgctccgcccccctggctgctgctactctagtagcgctgaaagcggaagttatcgagacgtagtTACCAAGTTGTGTGTGCCTAAGGGTTATGTTATGAAGCAAAACagcagggcgttagatgttccgacgtttgtagGATGTCCACaaaaagtataaagcagaactagtggttatttattccgtggtggaCGGCGGAGATTATAACTGTTTctacggagtaaagccacggagataagccacgccccttctTAGGCACGAATGAAGTGAATGAAccaacttgtcgggcgagtaaactcacgcgagtgagtgtgaacgcagcatcataGGAGACCTGAGGATCAGAACAGGTGTTAATGGGACCAGAACAGCTCCTCTTACGCCTGACCAACCGTCCAACCTACCAAACCACATGTTCAGTTTACAAAGATACCAGAAGCAGATTaaccattaaaatgtattagaTCTGCTAGTCCAACCAGCCAATAAGAAGAGAGTAGGGTCCCAAGATGTAAGGTCTCTCACACACCTTAAGGTCTGCTGCTGGACCCTCCTGATGAATTCTACTCACCTTGGTtgttgtggtgatgatggtcTGCAATGCGGCAGGGGATCCAGGGGCGTTGGTGGGGTAGCGGCACGGGTACTCTGCACTGTAGTAATGGTGGTTGTCGCTGTAAGGGGCGGAGTTCTTCAGCAGCTCCTTCCAGCCTGCAGGAGACTTGGTCTGGGGGTCGAAGGAGGAAcagggtgaggagagaggagccgacgaggatgtggaggaagaggaggagcccaGGACCGGAGCCACCCTGCACAGAAACCAGGATCAAGTTCAAACCTGTTTGACTGTGAAGATTTAGTTTAGACTCTAAGAATCTGGTTCAGACCAGTTAGGTCTGCTATGTCATGGTTTGGATTAGACCTCGTTAGACTGTCAGCATCTGGTTTCACTCCAAAAGGATTAACAGGCTGTGGATCTGGTTGAGAGTTTGTGAGGCTGACCTTGGGTCACAGAAGTCCGACGTCATGGGATACGAAGGCGAGGTCAGGTATCCTTGGAACTCGTAGCCGGGCCGACCCATGTAAAGCCTGGGATTGGTCGGTTTCTGCAGTGTGGGTGGGGCCTCTCCTAGTGCATTGTGGGGGTTGTAGTAGGGCTCTGGGCTCTGGAATGCTGGGTAATGCTGCGGGAAATTGGGCTCAATGAAGGAGATTCTGTCTGATGGATCGACACAGGAGACGAGGGCAGGGCCCAGAGCCTGaagcagaaaacaacaaataaacaaatcagtaaacaataaacaacaccAGCATGCAGCTATTGTTGTTTTTCGTTGTCGACCTGCGTTTCGATGAGTCGTCTCTTGGGTGTGAAAGGTGGTGAGCTGACTCGTCTCTTCACCGAACTCCTTCTGGCTTCGGTCTCCGACTTGGACTCTGGTCTGGGATGATCGTGGACCCCTTTAGCCTGAAGGGCCACaacaacagtaaataaaatacCAGACTGATTCTTCAAAATACAGAATTTGATTGCATCTAATTATAGCGTGCTGGGGGACAGAACAAAAACTATGATGTGAAAGCTGATTTAAACCGGCTCAGGTCTAAAATGCTTTGGGGGTCAAACCCGTGTCAACGATGTGCAAAGCGTCACATGTCACACGTTTAGGGGCTGAAGGTAAAGGTCCCGACCTGGAAGAAGATGGCCTTTCCATCGACTCTCCAGAAGTTGGTGACTGGGTAACCGCTGTGACCGCGACACGGCAGCAGCTCCAGGCCGGCACTGC
It contains:
- the gcm2 gene encoding chorion-specific transcription factor GCMb encodes the protein MSRAEEREEADCVCSVGMKVTWDINDPKLPQDTKQFDPFQEWTDGYVRYIYSADDKNAQRHLSGWAMRNTNNHNCQILKKSCLGVVVCSRGCSLPDGCRLTLRPAICDKARQKQQKKLCPSCSAGLELLPCRGHSGYPVTNFWRVDGKAIFFQAKGVHDHPRPESKSETEARRSSVKRRVSSPPFTPKRRLIETQALGPALVSCVDPSDRISFIEPNFPQHYPAFQSPEPYYNPHNALGEAPPTLQKPTNPRLYMGRPGYEFQGYLTSPSYPMTSDFCDPRVAPVLGSSSSSTSSSAPLSSPCSSFDPQTKSPAGWKELLKNSAPYSDNHHYYSAEYPCRYPTNAPGSPAALQTIITTTTKVSYQPCPKPPAVLPSYQSCTKPSTGLPSYQPCAPPKPPGLLGCSSLLEDPSSSYSTEVKVTEESGGVIKSLSFQPEPLQTKTERSDGYDYRYTYPNTYRYDDY